Proteins from a genomic interval of Desulfoplanes formicivorans:
- the wecB gene encoding non-hydrolyzing UDP-N-acetylglucosamine 2-epimerase: MRTPLIAMVVGTRPEAIKMAPLCQAMATDSRLQFSLISTGQHRSQLDQVFERFNLTPDIDLDLMNKTSNLNELSGRVLQEMDGILENVSPDMLLVQGDTTTAFAAGLAAFQKGIPVGHVEAGLRSGDIMNPYPEEANRRFISLFASLNFAPTEHARQKLLAENVRDDIIVVTGNTVVDALNTIAGRITGLPESVKRLVTLGRRLILVTAHRRESWGKPMEHICRAIDTIVTTFPATEVVFPVHKNPAVRDVVFPILAGHERIHLIEPLDYFDFISTMKYADLVLSDSGGVQEEAPTFETPVLIMRENTERPEVFDTGKAALVGTDTEEIIRQATRHLAWDGGHSAWKTGNPFGDGKASERIVKAILAWHEGKKPYLTPQESFSPNTTITTK, encoded by the coding sequence ATGCGCACACCCCTTATCGCCATGGTTGTTGGCACGCGTCCCGAGGCCATCAAAATGGCCCCTTTATGTCAGGCCATGGCAACAGATTCCCGGTTGCAATTCTCTCTTATATCCACAGGACAGCACCGCTCCCAGTTGGACCAGGTTTTTGAACGCTTCAACCTGACTCCGGATATCGACCTGGACCTGATGAACAAGACCAGCAATCTCAATGAACTTTCAGGTCGTGTGCTCCAGGAGATGGATGGCATTCTCGAAAACGTTTCCCCGGACATGCTTCTTGTACAGGGCGATACCACCACGGCCTTTGCAGCAGGACTGGCCGCCTTTCAAAAAGGAATCCCCGTGGGCCATGTGGAGGCAGGGCTGCGGAGCGGCGATATAATGAATCCCTATCCCGAAGAAGCCAACCGCAGGTTCATCAGCCTGTTCGCTTCTCTGAATTTCGCCCCCACAGAACATGCCAGACAAAAACTGCTCGCCGAAAACGTCCGGGACGACATCATCGTGGTCACGGGTAATACCGTGGTTGATGCGCTCAACACCATTGCAGGCCGCATCACCGGTCTCCCCGAAAGCGTCAAGCGCCTGGTCACCCTAGGCAGGCGTCTGATTCTGGTGACAGCACACCGTCGGGAATCATGGGGCAAGCCAATGGAACATATCTGCCGGGCCATTGACACAATCGTCACAACATTTCCCGCAACGGAAGTCGTGTTTCCGGTCCATAAAAACCCGGCGGTCCGCGACGTGGTCTTCCCCATTCTTGCGGGACATGAGCGCATCCACCTTATCGAACCGCTGGATTATTTTGATTTCATTTCCACCATGAAATACGCGGATCTCGTGCTCAGCGATTCCGGCGGCGTTCAGGAAGAGGCTCCCACCTTTGAGACGCCGGTCCTCATCATGCGCGAAAACACGGAGCGCCCCGAGGTTTTCGATACAGGCAAGGCCGCTCTGGTGGGCACCGACACCGAGGAAATCATCCGCCAGGCCACGCGCCATCTCGCCTGGGACGGTGGGCACTCGGCCTGGAAGACGGGCAATCCCTTTGGGGACGGCAAGGCGTCCGAACGCATTGTAAAGGCCATATTGGCCTGGCATGAAGGCAAAAAACCGTACCTGACTCCCCAGGAAAGCTTTTCACCAAACACCACGATTACGACCAAATAA
- a CDS encoding transporter substrate-binding domain-containing diguanylate cyclase has protein sequence MTRKYLSLALTALILVVTLLPGSSLLLAGTNKQSDRLIFAGNKELAPLIFTQGEKPAGLVVDIVRAVAQHAGLDIEILARNWDEAQRLMRAGKIDALLQINPSSDREQLYDFSEPLLMSEFAIFRKSQRVAIQNIHSLSGLVVGVEKKGYPRTLLHNYPEVVMQTIPGWQQGFQAIKDGDIDALVVDRWVGKYQLFLSGVQGISDAPEPVDVQFSSIAVTKGNDELLDKINLGLRLIAQDGTRKSIEEKWSGKEIVTLSKETLHLYWVIGIVSAIASIASFFVLIFANRVKKINKTLLKREKSLASEIEKRKEIEKKLRIANHALHNLSEIDSLTGLWNRRKYENELKKQILSTRKSETDLCLLVADIDYFKAYNDHYGHEQGDNALRAIAKIIKRSLKRNTDTVFRYGGEEFVVLLPYTDEDGGYNIANNIINNICQSNIEHNYSKIGNKLTVSIGVASIHSTSSTKDMSLLFKNADDALYHAKNNGKNHAQRHTFLPK, from the coding sequence ATGACAAGAAAGTATTTATCTCTAGCTCTTACAGCGCTGATACTAGTTGTCACCTTGCTGCCTGGATCCTCCTTGTTGCTTGCTGGCACAAACAAACAATCTGACCGGCTCATTTTTGCGGGAAACAAGGAATTAGCACCACTTATTTTTACCCAAGGTGAAAAGCCTGCCGGCCTGGTGGTCGACATTGTTCGCGCTGTTGCCCAACATGCCGGTCTGGATATTGAGATATTGGCAAGGAACTGGGATGAAGCCCAACGATTGATGCGTGCAGGAAAAATCGATGCATTGCTGCAAATTAATCCCAGTTCAGATCGAGAACAACTCTATGATTTTTCAGAACCGCTTTTGATGTCTGAATTTGCTATTTTCAGGAAATCCCAGCGAGTTGCCATACAGAACATACACTCTCTGTCCGGTCTTGTTGTTGGTGTAGAAAAAAAAGGCTACCCCCGGACCCTTCTCCATAACTATCCGGAAGTAGTGATGCAAACAATCCCTGGCTGGCAGCAAGGATTCCAGGCAATAAAGGATGGCGATATCGATGCCCTGGTTGTTGATCGCTGGGTTGGTAAATATCAACTGTTTTTGAGCGGCGTTCAAGGCATATCAGACGCACCTGAACCGGTTGATGTTCAATTCAGCTCTATTGCCGTAACCAAAGGAAATGATGAGTTGCTGGACAAGATTAATCTTGGTTTACGATTGATAGCTCAAGACGGCACAAGAAAAAGCATTGAAGAAAAATGGTCAGGAAAAGAAATTGTCACATTAAGCAAAGAGACACTGCATCTCTACTGGGTGATTGGCATAGTATCCGCCATAGCAAGTATTGCTTCATTTTTTGTTCTGATATTTGCAAACAGAGTCAAAAAAATCAATAAAACTTTATTGAAACGAGAAAAATCATTAGCTAGCGAGATAGAAAAGAGAAAAGAAATAGAAAAAAAATTGCGCATTGCCAATCACGCATTACACAATCTGTCCGAAATAGACTCTTTAACCGGTCTTTGGAACAGAAGAAAATATGAAAACGAGCTAAAAAAACAAATACTATCTACAAGGAAAAGCGAAACCGACCTTTGCCTGCTTGTAGCCGATATCGATTATTTTAAAGCATATAACGATCATTACGGACACGAACAAGGCGATAATGCACTAAGAGCCATAGCAAAAATTATTAAGCGCAGCCTTAAAAGAAATACAGATACTGTTTTTCGCTATGGAGGCGAGGAGTTTGTTGTCCTTCTTCCATATACAGACGAAGATGGTGGATACAATATCGCAAACAATATAATAAATAACATTTGCCAAAGCAATATAGAGCACAATTACTCAAAGATTGGCAACAAGCTAACAGTAAGTATCGGAGTAGCATCCATACACAGCACCAGTTCAACCAAAGATATGAGCTTGTTGTTCAAAAATGCAGATGATGCTCTTTATCACGCAAAAAATAATGGCAAAAATCATGCTCAAAGGCACACTTTCCTGCCCAAATAA
- a CDS encoding NAD(P)/FAD-dependent oxidoreductase has product MGKRLVLLGGGHAHMTVMRHIPEFLKKDHEVTVVGPSVHHYYSGMGPGMLGGTYAPEAIRFNTEEQVTSRGGTFLLDRAVKIDGDNHVVHLASGRDVPYDVLSCNTGSHVPSDNLTVRGENVFAVKPIENLLKGQQRVKEGLLTEELRIGVVGGGPAALEVAGNLWGLGVRFGAKRPRITVFAGKRFLGKYPQRVRKLAMHSLQERGIEIVEQGYVRKVKSGRVVLEDGLSRDLDVIFLAVGVVPSGLFEDSGLPTGKDGGLLVNEFLHGVDHPDIFGGGDCISFAPLPLDKVGVYAVRQNPVLKHNLMATLEGTPLMRFDPGKNYLLIFNLGNNKGIFWKNGWIWHGSWPFWLKDYIDRRFIQRFASP; this is encoded by the coding sequence ATGGGAAAGCGTCTTGTTCTTCTCGGCGGCGGTCATGCACACATGACCGTGATGCGCCATATCCCGGAGTTTCTGAAAAAAGATCACGAGGTGACCGTAGTCGGTCCTTCGGTCCATCATTACTATTCGGGCATGGGTCCCGGCATGCTCGGGGGAACCTATGCTCCCGAGGCCATTCGTTTCAATACCGAGGAACAGGTCACGTCCCGGGGAGGAACCTTCCTGCTCGACCGGGCCGTGAAAATCGATGGTGACAACCATGTGGTGCACCTCGCGTCCGGCAGGGATGTTCCCTATGATGTGCTTTCCTGCAATACGGGAAGCCATGTGCCGTCGGACAACCTCACCGTCCGTGGCGAGAATGTCTTTGCGGTCAAGCCCATTGAAAATCTGCTCAAGGGGCAGCAGCGGGTCAAGGAAGGCCTTCTGACGGAAGAGCTGCGCATCGGCGTGGTAGGGGGCGGTCCGGCCGCCCTGGAGGTGGCCGGCAATCTCTGGGGGCTGGGGGTTCGTTTTGGCGCCAAACGGCCACGCATTACCGTGTTTGCGGGAAAGCGGTTTCTGGGCAAATATCCCCAACGGGTTCGCAAGCTGGCCATGCACTCACTGCAGGAGCGTGGCATCGAGATTGTGGAGCAGGGCTATGTGCGCAAGGTCAAGTCCGGAAGGGTTGTTCTGGAAGATGGCTTGTCCCGGGATCTGGATGTGATTTTTCTGGCAGTGGGAGTTGTTCCCTCCGGGTTGTTTGAAGATTCCGGCCTTCCCACGGGCAAGGACGGTGGCCTTTTGGTCAACGAGTTTCTGCATGGCGTTGATCATCCTGATATTTTTGGAGGTGGTGACTGCATTTCCTTTGCCCCGTTGCCTCTGGACAAGGTTGGTGTGTATGCGGTGCGCCAGAATCCCGTGCTCAAGCACAATCTCATGGCCACGCTGGAAGGCACTCCCTTGATGCGATTCGATCCCGGGAAGAACTACCTGCTCATTTTCAATCTCGGCAACAACAAGGGCATCTTTTGGAAAAACGGCTGGATTTGGCATGGTTCCTGGCCTTTTTGGCTCAAAGACTATATTGATCGTCGGTTCATCCAGCGGTTTGCTTCGCCATGA
- a CDS encoding TIGR04283 family arsenosugar biosynthesis glycosyltransferase — translation MTIVSVIVPVYREGATINPIIDHLHAGLSPEDEILVVDGAMELDTLHQLRSPRPCRVASLPGRAVQMNRGAEQARGDILLFVHADTLLPDGWRDMIVQALSDPRVVAGAFELRIHHPALWFRIIERTANLRTRFTRVPYGDQALFFRTDYFRSLRGFPEISIMEDVAIMAGIRRRGDRIALVKHPVHTSARRWEKEGVVWGTLRNWGLRILYHLGVDPGILVRFYRRHA, via the coding sequence ATGACCATTGTTTCGGTGATTGTGCCCGTATACCGGGAAGGGGCAACCATCAACCCCATAATTGACCACCTGCATGCCGGTCTTTCCCCGGAGGACGAGATTCTGGTTGTTGACGGGGCCATGGAGCTGGACACCCTGCACCAGCTGCGCTCCCCTCGTCCCTGTCGTGTGGCCTCGTTGCCCGGCCGGGCTGTGCAGATGAATCGCGGAGCCGAACAGGCCCGCGGTGATATACTGCTCTTTGTTCATGCCGATACCCTGTTGCCTGACGGGTGGCGGGACATGATTGTTCAGGCCCTTTCAGACCCGCGTGTTGTGGCCGGGGCCTTTGAACTGCGCATCCACCATCCGGCCCTGTGGTTTCGGATCATTGAAAGGACCGCCAACCTGCGTACCCGATTCACCCGGGTTCCCTACGGTGATCAGGCCCTTTTTTTCAGGACCGATTATTTTCGGTCCTTAAGGGGATTTCCGGAGATTTCCATCATGGAAGATGTGGCCATCATGGCCGGAATCAGGCGCAGGGGAGACCGCATTGCTTTGGTGAAACATCCGGTACACACCTCGGCCAGACGCTGGGAAAAGGAAGGGGTTGTTTGGGGAACCCTCAGGAATTGGGGGTTGCGAATTCTGTATCACCTGGGCGTTGATCCCGGGATTCTGGTGCGGTTTTATCGAAGACACGCATGA
- a CDS encoding TIGR04282 family arsenosugar biosynthesis glycosyltransferase, with the protein MECADDQACIDPQDCCVLLMARLPVLGRVKTRLARAVGDEHALELYRCFVLDTLAVLDTLSASLIVCFTPEDGRTDMARWLGEERTYLAQQGSDLGERMDAAFTHAFARGYARVLLVGSDIPGLSAHVLEHGLIALGDHDACLAPAQDGGYYCIGFTRSGYCPEVFRNMVWSTGDVFVRTCKRLEQGGASLHLLPLADDVDTVSDLAGFWQRSATGTPSLTRAYLERTGLGKLLQEAPSSG; encoded by the coding sequence ATGGAATGTGCTGACGATCAGGCCTGCATAGATCCGCAGGACTGCTGCGTCCTTTTGATGGCGCGATTGCCGGTATTGGGCAGGGTTAAAACCCGTTTGGCGCGTGCAGTCGGGGACGAGCATGCCCTGGAATTGTATCGATGTTTCGTGCTGGATACCCTGGCTGTGCTGGATACCCTTTCGGCGTCCCTGATTGTGTGCTTTACCCCGGAAGACGGACGTACGGACATGGCTCGCTGGCTGGGAGAAGAACGTACGTATCTGGCCCAGCAGGGGAGCGATCTGGGTGAACGTATGGATGCGGCCTTTACCCATGCCTTTGCCAGGGGATATGCCCGGGTCCTTCTTGTTGGAAGCGATATCCCGGGCCTGTCGGCGCATGTTCTGGAGCATGGGCTGATCGCGCTTGGTGATCATGATGCCTGCCTGGCTCCGGCGCAGGACGGGGGGTATTATTGCATCGGTTTTACCAGATCCGGGTATTGCCCGGAGGTCTTTCGAAATATGGTCTGGAGCACGGGCGATGTTTTTGTCCGGACCTGCAAAAGGCTTGAACAGGGCGGGGCCTCCCTGCATCTGTTGCCCTTGGCAGATGATGTGGATACCGTCTCTGATCTGGCCGGTTTCTGGCAACGTTCAGCAACAGGCACGCCTTCCCTGACCAGGGCGTATCTGGAACGCACAGGACTGGGGAAGTTGCTGCAAGAGGCGCCGTCCTCAGGGTGA
- a CDS encoding phosphotransferase family protein has translation MSMIKRIHAYLNQSGWVKPPWDISFLASGEYHENYLVAAQGARYVFRINHGSQLGLADQVGYEFRVLKALANSGVTPRPYAVDPGPNVFGSGVLLMEYVPGVPLNYQTDLKKAAAIFARIHSQPVVAGLIRQDDPLSAIAEESLGLVHRYPDHPRTREKELILRYHGKILELVEHNRDLFANESPCIVNTEVNAGNFCMGPDRSYLVDWEKAVISSRYQDLGHFLVPTTTLWKTDHICTPEERHVFLEAYQAACDQALVLDELVFKTGMLMRTIALRATAWCFMAWYEYTRQDRGLRHQGTFERITSFLDNLEWIFNSVE, from the coding sequence ATGTCTATGATCAAACGCATCCATGCGTATCTCAACCAGTCGGGATGGGTGAAGCCTCCTTGGGACATCTCCTTTCTCGCTTCTGGTGAGTACCACGAGAACTATCTTGTTGCAGCTCAAGGGGCGCGGTATGTTTTCCGCATTAACCACGGCAGTCAGCTGGGATTGGCCGACCAGGTGGGGTACGAGTTCAGGGTTCTGAAGGCCCTGGCAAACAGCGGGGTTACACCTCGGCCGTATGCGGTTGATCCGGGGCCCAATGTCTTTGGTTCCGGCGTGTTGCTCATGGAATACGTGCCTGGCGTGCCCCTTAACTATCAAACCGATCTGAAAAAGGCTGCGGCCATTTTTGCCCGGATTCACAGCCAGCCCGTGGTGGCCGGCCTGATTCGTCAGGACGATCCCCTTTCGGCCATAGCCGAGGAATCCCTTGGCCTGGTCCATCGGTATCCTGATCATCCCAGAACCCGGGAAAAGGAGCTGATTCTTCGATACCACGGGAAGATCCTTGAGCTTGTGGAGCACAATAGGGATCTTTTTGCCAATGAATCTCCGTGCATCGTGAACACCGAGGTCAATGCCGGGAATTTCTGCATGGGCCCGGATCGTTCCTATCTTGTGGATTGGGAAAAGGCCGTGATTTCTTCCCGATACCAGGATCTGGGGCATTTTCTGGTGCCCACAACAACCTTGTGGAAAACGGATCACATCTGCACACCTGAGGAACGGCATGTCTTTTTGGAGGCGTACCAGGCTGCGTGCGATCAGGCTTTGGTCCTGGACGAACTGGTTTTCAAGACCGGGATGCTCATGCGGACCATAGCCCTACGGGCCACAGCATGGTGTTTCATGGCCTGGTACGAGTATACCCGGCAGGATCGGGGGCTCCGCCATCAAGGCACCTTCGAGCGCATCACCTCTTTTCTGGACAATCTTGAATGGATCTTCAACTCCGTGGAATAA
- a CDS encoding ABC transporter ATP-binding protein codes for MDLQLRGISKQYNGKPVLQDVSFDVAKGEFVALVGPSGAGKTTLLKVIAGLEDPDGGEIHCSFASSKERPIILVFQDFLLFPTMTVFENIAFGLRARKFPKTVIRERVEHMLHYFQLENRANAYPAQLSGGQQQRVAIARGMVVNPAVMLLDEPFANLDRSLRLETAGFIRRTQQEFGITTIAVTHDLDEALAVSDSMGVLMKGRLEQMGTPKEVYFFPKNQQVARFLGPMNTIPADMFHLLDMDVAPGTRELLVRPEALDLAADPDGPGTIREVRFSGHYQACVVAVGGRELVIYQKPNGLRTGHRVRIRVNADLGTRE; via the coding sequence ATGGATCTTCAACTCCGTGGAATAAGCAAGCAGTACAACGGCAAGCCGGTTTTGCAGGATGTTTCCTTTGACGTGGCCAAGGGCGAGTTTGTTGCCCTTGTGGGTCCTTCGGGCGCGGGCAAGACCACCTTGCTCAAGGTCATCGCCGGGCTGGAAGATCCTGATGGCGGCGAGATTCATTGTTCCTTTGCTTCGAGCAAGGAACGGCCGATCATTCTGGTGTTTCAGGATTTTCTTCTCTTTCCCACCATGACGGTCTTTGAGAACATCGCCTTTGGCCTGCGGGCCCGCAAGTTCCCCAAAACGGTGATCAGGGAACGGGTCGAGCATATGCTGCACTATTTTCAACTGGAAAACAGGGCCAACGCGTATCCTGCCCAGCTTTCGGGAGGCCAGCAGCAACGGGTGGCCATTGCACGCGGCATGGTGGTCAATCCGGCGGTCATGTTGCTTGACGAGCCCTTTGCCAATCTGGACAGGTCCCTGCGACTGGAAACAGCCGGGTTTATCCGCAGGACCCAACAGGAGTTCGGCATTACCACCATTGCCGTGACCCATGATCTTGATGAGGCCCTGGCCGTTTCCGACAGCATGGGCGTGCTCATGAAGGGCCGCCTGGAGCAGATGGGAACCCCCAAAGAGGTCTATTTCTTCCCCAAAAATCAGCAAGTTGCCAGGTTTCTGGGACCCATGAACACGATTCCTGCAGACATGTTTCACCTTCTTGATATGGATGTTGCCCCGGGTACAAGGGAATTGCTGGTTCGACCCGAGGCCCTGGATCTTGCTGCCGATCCTGACGGCCCGGGAACGATCCGCGAAGTGCGATTTTCCGGCCATTATCAGGCCTGTGTGGTGGCTGTTGGAGGCCGTGAGCTGGTGATCTATCAAAAGCCCAATGGTCTGCGCACCGGCCATCGGGTTCGGATTCGGGTCAATGCGGATCTGGGCACCAGGGAATAA
- a CDS encoding ABC transporter substrate-binding protein, with protein MNKGIWLLLVMVMLVVSCGSQEEKKDWLHQDFDAITQAARNTEVRWYMYGGWSHVNSWVDTWVSEELASRYGIRLVRVPMDASVFVNKLLAEKAAGKETGVIDLLWINGENFKNAKEAGLLTGPFTPLLPHFTTLFDPDAAAHDFGYPVDGYEAPWGRAQFVLEYDTARTPEPPHTLDELKTWIKAHPGRFTYPQPPDFTGSAFVRQVFYAVTGGAQQYMSGFDQALFDARVPALWAWLNEVKPYLWQEGKTYPKDSGILDTLFARGEVDMSMSYHPSHAQTKILESAYPSTVRTFVLRDGSVANTHFLAIPFNAPNVPGALVVANFLLSVDAQVAKYRPDNWGDFPALDMNRLSPEERDRFDQVDLGPATLSARYLADYAVPEIPSAYLEAIEQGWNEHVLGNAGP; from the coding sequence ATGAATAAAGGGATCTGGTTGTTGCTGGTCATGGTCATGCTGGTTGTCTCCTGTGGCAGCCAGGAGGAAAAAAAGGACTGGTTGCATCAGGATTTTGATGCCATCACCCAGGCGGCGCGCAATACCGAGGTCCGCTGGTATATGTATGGTGGGTGGTCCCATGTGAATTCCTGGGTGGACACCTGGGTCAGCGAAGAGCTTGCTTCAAGATACGGCATTCGTCTTGTGCGCGTCCCCATGGATGCCTCGGTCTTTGTCAACAAGCTCCTTGCTGAAAAAGCGGCCGGCAAAGAGACCGGAGTCATTGATCTGTTGTGGATCAATGGGGAAAATTTCAAAAACGCCAAGGAAGCCGGACTGCTTACCGGACCCTTTACCCCGTTGCTTCCCCATTTCACGACACTTTTTGATCCAGATGCCGCAGCCCATGATTTCGGCTACCCTGTGGACGGGTATGAAGCCCCATGGGGCCGTGCTCAATTCGTGCTGGAGTATGATACCGCCAGGACACCAGAGCCGCCGCACACCCTGGACGAGCTCAAAACGTGGATCAAGGCCCATCCCGGCAGATTCACCTACCCCCAGCCCCCGGATTTCACGGGGTCGGCCTTTGTCCGCCAGGTGTTCTACGCGGTGACCGGGGGAGCGCAGCAGTACATGTCCGGGTTTGATCAGGCCCTGTTTGACGCCCGGGTTCCGGCTCTCTGGGCGTGGCTCAACGAGGTCAAGCCCTATCTCTGGCAGGAAGGCAAAACCTACCCCAAGGACAGTGGGATTCTGGATACCCTGTTTGCCCGAGGTGAAGTGGACATGTCCATGTCCTATCATCCCTCCCATGCCCAGACCAAAATTCTGGAATCCGCCTATCCCTCCACCGTGAGGACCTTTGTGCTCAGGGACGGGTCAGTGGCCAATACCCATTTTCTGGCCATTCCCTTTAATGCGCCCAATGTGCCCGGGGCTTTGGTTGTGGCGAATTTTCTCCTGTCCGTGGATGCCCAGGTTGCCAAATACCGACCTGATAACTGGGGTGATTTCCCCGCCTTGGACATGAATCGGCTCTCGCCTGAAGAAAGAGACCGGTTCGACCAGGTGGATCTGGGCCCGGCCACCCTCAGTGCCCGGTATCTGGCGGATTATGCTGTTCCGGAAATCCCCTCGGCCTACCTGGAGGCCATTGAACAGGGCTGGAACGAACATGTCCTTGGAAACGCGGGGCCGTAA